The Nitrospira lenta region GACCCATGCCGAGCCTGCCGCCCGCGCCAGCCTCGAAAGAGCGGGCGCTCCCCGTCCTCAGGACGAACGTCGAGTTCCTCCGTGGCGCGCCGACTCCCGAGGGGGTGCCGACCTGGACGATCGTTGATCCGGTCCGCAACAAGTATTTCCAGATCGAATGGCCGGTCTATCAACTGTTGCAGCGGTGGTCGTGCGGCACCATGGAACAGCTGGTGGAGACCATGCGGGAGGAAACGACCGCCCGGATCACGCGGGAGGATGTCGAGGATCTCATCAAGTTTCTCTACGCCAACAATTTGACCGAAGAGTCGGCGAGTGGGCAGACGAAAGACTTCGTCGACCAGGCGAACGCGCGCAAGCAGGCCTGGTGGCAATGGCTGTTGCATCATTATTTATTCATCAAAATTCCGCTCGTCCATCCCCACGGCTTTCTTCAGGCCACGCTGCCGCTGGTGGCGCCGTTCTATACCGCGGCGGCGGCCTGGGTGTTCGGGACAATCGGAGCGGTCGGACTCGTGCTCGTCAGCCGGCAGTGGGACGCGTTTCTCTCGACCTTCCTTCACTTTTTCAACTGGCGCGGCGCAGTGCTGTACGGTGTCGTGCTGTGTCTCGTCAAAGTCGTCCACGAATTGGGGCATGCCTATACCGCGACGCGGTTCGGTTGCCGCGTGCCGACGATCGGCGTGGCGCTCATGGTCATGATGCCGGTGCTCTATTCCGACGTCAGCGACTCCTACCGGCTGCATGCCAAGCGGAAACGGTTGGGGATCGCCGCCGCCGGCGTGATCGCCGAACTTGGATTGGCGGCGATGGCCACGGTGCTGTGGGGATTTCTGCCGGACGGGACGCTGCGCAGCATGGCGTTCATCGTTGCCACCAGCAGTTGGATCATGAGTTTGACGGTGAACCTCAATCCGTTGATGCGGTTCGACGGGTACTATCTGTTGGCCGATGGGCTCGGGCTTCCCAATCTGCAGGATCGTGCCTTTGCGTTCGGCCAGTGGAAGCTCCGCGAGATCCTATTTGCCACCGGCGCCCCGGCGCCTGAAGTCGTCGGCTCTTCCACACGCAGAATCATGGTGACCTACGCCTGGGCGATTTGGGCCTATCGTCTGGTGCTCTTTACAGGCATCGCGGTGATGGTCTACCACGAGTTCTTTAAGGCGTTGGGGATTATCCTCTTTCTAGTCGAAATCGTGTTTTTTATCGGCTTGCCGGTATGGCGGGAGGTGAGGACCTGGTGGGATCGCCGGGCGGCGTTTGCCGGCAATCCTCGCTTTGCCGTGACGGTCACCGCGACACTGGGTCTCGTGGTGTTGGCCTGTATGCCCTGGTCGAGCCGGGTGACGATTCCGGGTGTCTTGCAGGCCCGGTCGTATGCGACGGTCTATCCTCCGGCGCCGGGGAGGATCGTGGCGGTCTCCGTGCGTCCGGGGCAGCGGGTGCGGGCAGGCGATACGTTGCTGGTGATGGAAAGTCCTCAATTGGCGAAAGAGGCGAAATTGGTTCGCACCCAGGCCGGGCAGCTGAGCTTCCGGTTGCAGCGGCAGGCCGGGTATGCCGACGACCGGGCGCAGGCACCGGTCATCGAGGAGACGCTCAAGGCCAAACTGGCGGAGCTGGACGGTGTGACGGAGCGGCAGCAGAATTTGCTCCTGTCTTCCCCGATCGACGGCGTCATCGTGGATCGGGCGGACTCGCTGCATTCGGGGCGCTGGATCGACCAGAAGCTGGCCGTGGCCTATATCGTCGATCCGAAACGGGCGCTCATTGCGGCATTAGTGCCGGTCGAAGACCTCAGCGTACTGGCGATCGGGCAGGATGCCCGCTTCATTCCCGACGATTTGACCAGGCCCGCGCGCCTGGCTCGGGTGGTGGAAATCCGTGACGTGGATGAGCGGGATTTCTCCGTACCCTATCTGGCGTCGATCTACGGCGGGGCTGTCCCGGCGAGAAAAGACGCGCAGGGGCTTGTGCAGGCCGAGCAATCCGTCTATCGGGTCGAACTCGACGTGCTGGATGCGTCAGGCCCGATCGACCAGACGGTGACCGGACAGATTCACGTCGCCGGGAAATCCCAGAGCCTCATCGCGCGCGCCTGGGATCGCGTGGCGGCCGTCATGATTCGGGAGAGTGGATTCTAGTTCGCTGGGAGCCAGCGAGAGAATCAGGCGGCCAGCGGCAGCATCGCTGTATGCAACTGCTCCAGGACGCAGTGCTTGAAGAATCGAGCGGCTTCCTGATTGAAACGGTCCAATCGGGGTGCGAGCTGCTGGGGCTGCAGCGGATCGATGCTGAAATATTCCTGTTCAAGCAGATAGCCGGGTTCGCCGGATGGTCTGCCTTGTGCGGGCTCCGTCACCGTGACAAATCCGTGGACGAGCCGGAACCGATCTGTTCCGTCGGCATCCGGGAGTACCAGCACGAGGTCATGCCGGCTCCCTTGCAGTGTCCCTGTCATGCCTGGCAGGGCCAACGGGCCCAGTGCGGCGGCATTGATCAGCTGATCCCATTCCAGCGGGGCAATCCCATACGCCTGCGGGCGAAAGAGGCTGCGGTATCGGAGCGTGGTGCGGGTGTACACCGCCGGGCCGTAGACCGTGCGAAAGGCCGTTTCCACTCCCGCGCACGCGGCGCGAAACTCCGCCCATTCCGAAAACGCGGTGAGCGTGACTGCCAGCGTGTTCTGGGTCAGCGTGACGTATTCCTGCCGATCGTGACGGGAAAAGACATACCCGCGCCGATCCTGTGTCGGGGCAAAGTGCGGATAGCGAGCACGGACCTTGTCCTGAAACGCCGCCGGAGGGGAAGCGGGAATCGTAAGGAGGTCGGGAAAATGCAGTTGGCACGTGACCTCAACAATCGGCGACTTGGTATAGCGGGTCCATTCCTGCCGTGGTTCCATCTTGACTCCTTCACGTTGGGCTGCACGGGCGGTTGTGCCGTACGGTGCTTCATCGGCGATCCTCCCTGAAATCATAAGGACCTGCGTTCTGTTGAGGGCCGCGGCGGCGGGTATGGGCGCGGGCAAGTACCATAGGGCCGGTTCTTCAGCCGGTGTGACCGAGAACCGATAGAGGAGAACGTAGAGTAAGGAGTACAGGGCATGTTTTGGCGCAAGTGGATGAAAAAGACAGGACCGGTCCGCGCTGATTCTGCATCGCCTTCATCTCCGCCTCACGACAGTCTGAAATCCTCCCTCAGAAGCCTAGAGCCACGCTTGATGTTCGATGCGGCGGCGGCGGCCACGGCGGCTGAGGTCAAGTCTGAGCAAGTGGCCCAAGACCAAGCCGAGGCAGCGGTCTCGTCTGAGCCGTCGGCGGACGGAACGACCGCGGAGTCAACGGACTCTCAAGAGCTTCTGCAAGCCATCGCGGCCTACACTCCCGGTGAATCCAGGACTGAAGTCGCCTTCATCGATCCCACCGTGCCGGACTACGATGTGTTGGTGGCCGGAATGGGGCCGAACGTCGAAGTGGTCATGCTCGACGCGACGCGTGACGGCATGGAGCAGATTGCCGAGTCTCTGGCCGGGCGGACCGGCATCGACGCCATCCATCTCATCAGCCATGGAGCCGAAGGCCGGCTCAATCTGGGGACGGGCGCGCTGACACAGGAATCGATGACCGGGCAGTATGCCGATGAACTGGCGACGATCCAGCAGAGTCTTTCGACCAGCGCCGATATTTTGGTCTACGGCTGTAATTTTGCCGACGGCGCGGCGGGCACCGAAGCCGCGACCTTATTGAGTGCCTTGACCGGGGCCGATGTGGCCGCCAGCACCGACGCCACGGGGAACATCGCGCTGGGCGGAGACTGGGTTCTAGAAATCCAGACGGGACAGATCGAGACGCATATTGCCCTGAGCGACGGGGTGCAGGCGGATTGGGTCGGTCTCCTGAGCCTTACGGCCAGCGGTGGCGAGACGCGTGTCAACACGACGACCACGGATACGCAAACGCACAACTCCGTAGGCAACGCCTACAACCCTGATAGCGTAGCCATGGACGCCAACGGCAATTTTGTGTCGGTCTGGGAAAGCGCGGGTGACATCCACGGCCAGCGGTACATCAGTGACGGTACCGCCCAAGGCAGCGAGTTCGTGATCGCCTCACATGCAGCCACCGAGCGACTCGCCAGCGTCTCCATGAATTCGAGCGGCGCCTTCGTGGTGACCTGGGAGCGAGACCAGGGGACAGGCGACCACGACATTTATGCCCGCCTGTATAACGCTTCCGGCACGGCAGTCGGCAGTGAGTTTCTGGTGAATGAGACCCAGCCCAATGATCAGCAGCATGCGCGCGTGGCCATGGCCGCTGATGGGTCGTTTGCCATAGTGTTCGAGAGTAATTCTAATGCCAGCCGTTCGTCTGCCTATGATGTGCATGCCCAACGCTACGATGCGACCGGCACAAAGATCGGGTCCAATGTTCTCGTCAATACGACTACAGACGGCTACCAGGGTAATGCCGATATCGCCATGGATTCAGCAGGCAACTTTGTCATTGTGTGGGATAGCGAACGATCCGTCGGGAGTGGCACCTTTAGTGTCTATGGTCAACAGTACGGTTCGTCCGGTGTGGCGCAAGGAGGAGAATTCCTCGTCAATACGACAGCCAGTGGCACCGATCACTATGCGTCGGTGGCAAAAAACAATAGCGGGGATTTCGTCGTCACGTGGGTTCGGCACAGTGGCGGGGATACCGACGTTCAAGCCCAGCGATTCAACAGTGTCGGTGTGGCACAAGGCAGCGCCATTTCGGTCACGAGCACGACGTTGTACGATCAGGAGATTTCAAGTGTCGCGATGGACCAAAGCGGCAACTTCGCCGTTTCTTGGTCGAGCGACCTTCAGGATGGGAGCGGTTGGGGCGTCTACACAAGACAATACGATTTGACAGGAGCAGCCCTGACGACCGAGACCCAAGTTGCAGCGACCTCGACGAACATCCAAGACTACTCCGGTATCGCCTATCAGAACGGGAAGGTCGTCGTGATCTGGTCGGGCAACGGGACGGGCGATACCACAGGCATTTTTATGCAGCGCTACGATGCTGTTGGTGGAAACGTAGCCCCGACGATCACGAGCTTGAGTGGCGATAGCCTCAACTATCACGAAGGCGATGGGGCCGTGGTGGTCGAGCAAGGTGGCAACGTGTTGGTGGCGGATGTCGACAGCACCAACCTGGATACGGGGACTCTCACGATATCCATTCCAGCCGGGAGCGATAGTGCCGAGGATGTGTTGAGTATTCGGAATCAAGGCACCAGTGCAGGCCAGATCGGTGTGAGCGGCAGCACCATCACCTACGGCGGCACGGCCATCGGGACCTTCACCGGAGGTGGCAGCGGC contains the following coding sequences:
- a CDS encoding HlyD family efflux transporter periplasmic adaptor subunit, with protein sequence MPSLPPAPASKERALPVLRTNVEFLRGAPTPEGVPTWTIVDPVRNKYFQIEWPVYQLLQRWSCGTMEQLVETMREETTARITREDVEDLIKFLYANNLTEESASGQTKDFVDQANARKQAWWQWLLHHYLFIKIPLVHPHGFLQATLPLVAPFYTAAAAWVFGTIGAVGLVLVSRQWDAFLSTFLHFFNWRGAVLYGVVLCLVKVVHELGHAYTATRFGCRVPTIGVALMVMMPVLYSDVSDSYRLHAKRKRLGIAAAGVIAELGLAAMATVLWGFLPDGTLRSMAFIVATSSWIMSLTVNLNPLMRFDGYYLLADGLGLPNLQDRAFAFGQWKLREILFATGAPAPEVVGSSTRRIMVTYAWAIWAYRLVLFTGIAVMVYHEFFKALGIILFLVEIVFFIGLPVWREVRTWWDRRAAFAGNPRFAVTVTATLGLVVLACMPWSSRVTIPGVLQARSYATVYPPAPGRIVAVSVRPGQRVRAGDTLLVMESPQLAKEAKLVRTQAGQLSFRLQRQAGYADDRAQAPVIEETLKAKLAELDGVTERQQNLLLSSPIDGVIVDRADSLHSGRWIDQKLAVAYIVDPKRALIAALVPVEDLSVLAIGQDARFIPDDLTRPARLARVVEIRDVDERDFSVPYLASIYGGAVPARKDAQGLVQAEQSVYRVELDVLDASGPIDQTVTGQIHVAGKSQSLIARAWDRVAAVMIRESGF
- a CDS encoding TIGR04255 family protein → MEPRQEWTRYTKSPIVEVTCQLHFPDLLTIPASPPAAFQDKVRARYPHFAPTQDRRGYVFSRHDRQEYVTLTQNTLAVTLTAFSEWAEFRAACAGVETAFRTVYGPAVYTRTTLRYRSLFRPQAYGIAPLEWDQLINAAALGPLALPGMTGTLQGSRHDLVLVLPDADGTDRFRLVHGFVTVTEPAQGRPSGEPGYLLEQEYFSIDPLQPQQLAPRLDRFNQEAARFFKHCVLEQLHTAMLPLAA
- a CDS encoding DUF4347 domain-containing protein; translation: MFWRKWMKKTGPVRADSASPSSPPHDSLKSSLRSLEPRLMFDAAAAATAAEVKSEQVAQDQAEAAVSSEPSADGTTAESTDSQELLQAIAAYTPGESRTEVAFIDPTVPDYDVLVAGMGPNVEVVMLDATRDGMEQIAESLAGRTGIDAIHLISHGAEGRLNLGTGALTQESMTGQYADELATIQQSLSTSADILVYGCNFADGAAGTEAATLLSALTGADVAASTDATGNIALGGDWVLEIQTGQIETHIALSDGVQADWVGLLSLTASGGETRVNTTTTDTQTHNSVGNAYNPDSVAMDANGNFVSVWESAGDIHGQRYISDGTAQGSEFVIASHAATERLASVSMNSSGAFVVTWERDQGTGDHDIYARLYNASGTAVGSEFLVNETQPNDQQHARVAMAADGSFAIVFESNSNASRSSAYDVHAQRYDATGTKIGSNVLVNTTTDGYQGNADIAMDSAGNFVIVWDSERSVGSGTFSVYGQQYGSSGVAQGGEFLVNTTASGTDHYASVAKNNSGDFVVTWVRHSGGDTDVQAQRFNSVGVAQGSAISVTSTTLYDQEISSVAMDQSGNFAVSWSSDLQDGSGWGVYTRQYDLTGAALTTETQVAATSTNIQDYSGIAYQNGKVVVIWSGNGTGDTTGIFMQRYDAVGGNVAPTITSLSGDSLNYHEGDGAVVVEQGGNVLVADVDSTNLDTGTLTISIPAGSDSAEDVLSIRNQGTSAGQIGVSGSTITYGGTAIGTFTGGGSGSALVITFNSNATPTTVTALVKNITYENIDTNAPTTGARTVRFVLTDGDGGTSANYDMTVTVSAVNDAPTSSGGLVSGIEDTPAVLTWGQFNVSDVDSPINANSAVCIQSLPALGSLQVLVDGEWKAAALNQIVTKATIDAGNLRYVPVADESGYSGYATPGIGNQHNDYAQFTFAPIQGTPITIVNPNAEANIIPEGTWQQNASGWTTGTVSPYTAGAQNTTGSQFSGDHDNTFFVEQGGTWLGQIMYTAFNSTKDYVLSLDVGWQLDRPASQYRVELWAGGTRLGVLDETQVTEVQGSLVQATLHINGAGFAAQNGQWLGLWMVGVDGQTNFDNLQLVSYDRSTDIGAAATMTVDITPVNDAPVLADTALNVTVAEDAGAPSGAVGSLVSAFTGGITDVDSGASKGLAITGSNETNGTWYYTMNGGTTWTAVGTVSNTSALLLADNGSTRLYFSPGADYNGTSSAALTMRAWDQTSGTAGTKVSTASNGGTTTFSSATDTIDVTVTAVNDAPTDLSLSANTVAENATNGTVVGTVSGTDPDNGDTKTYSFTDSAGGRFAINTSTGVITVADGNLLNYESATSHSVTVRVTDSGGLTYDETFAINLTDVNETPTDLALSSN